In a single window of the Thiohalophilus sp. genome:
- a CDS encoding SDR family oxidoreductase — protein sequence MNPAVKPPEQVFIVGCGDIGRRVARLWQADGLPVTGLARHADRQTAADIIPYQADLDDPATLTDLPVHQALVYYFAPPPPHGREDPRMAGFLQALEQHGTVPQRIVYISTSGVYGDRQGGIVSEQTPAYPQVDRARRRYAAEQALREWGRQQNVPVVILRVGGIYGPGRLPIKRIREQVPMVHEDLAPQTNRIHAADLAVICMAAALRGRADTIYNVSDGDESNMTAYFNTVADFLGLPRPPLIDMDEAQQTLSEGMLSYLGESRRMDTTRLREELGVELLYPTLQNGLEETCLRDRDEVRGTRNKL from the coding sequence ATGAACCCGGCAGTAAAACCCCCTGAACAGGTATTCATCGTCGGCTGTGGCGATATCGGTCGTCGTGTCGCCCGGCTGTGGCAGGCCGATGGCCTCCCGGTCACCGGCCTGGCCCGTCACGCTGATCGACAGACGGCGGCTGACATTATCCCGTATCAGGCCGATCTGGACGATCCGGCAACCCTGACCGATTTGCCGGTCCATCAAGCGCTGGTCTATTACTTTGCCCCGCCCCCGCCGCACGGCCGCGAGGATCCACGCATGGCCGGTTTTTTACAGGCGCTGGAACAACATGGCACCGTGCCGCAACGGATCGTCTATATCAGCACCTCCGGGGTCTATGGCGACCGGCAGGGCGGTATCGTCAGTGAGCAAACGCCGGCCTACCCGCAGGTGGATCGCGCCCGGCGCCGTTATGCCGCCGAACAGGCGCTGCGCGAGTGGGGCCGCCAACAGAACGTACCGGTGGTGATCCTGCGGGTCGGCGGGATCTATGGGCCCGGACGCCTGCCGATCAAACGGATCCGGGAACAGGTACCGATGGTGCATGAAGATCTGGCGCCGCAAACCAACCGCATTCACGCCGCCGATCTGGCCGTCATCTGCATGGCCGCCGCCCTGCGCGGGCGGGCGGATACTATTTACAATGTCAGCGATGGCGATGAGAGCAACATGACCGCCTATTTCAATACCGTCGCCGATTTTCTCGGCCTGCCACGTCCGCCTTTAATCGACATGGATGAAGCACAACAGACCCTGAGCGAGGGCATGCTCTCCTACCTGGGCGAATCGCGACGCATGGATACCACCCGCTTGCGGGAAGAGCTCGGCGTTGAGTTACTTTACCCGACATTGCAGAACGGCCTCGAAGAAACCTGCCTACGAGACAGGGACGAGGTACGAGGGACAAGGAACAAGTTGTAG
- the ubiB gene encoding ubiquinone biosynthesis regulatory protein kinase UbiB has translation MKPISQFFRLFYISFVLMRHGLDGLVLNTPLFRPFRVLKIFMPWLWWSRKQPRGERIRLALEDLGPIFIKFGQILSTRRDLLPDDIADELARLQDQVPPFSDQLARTIIERELGESIDAIFARFEPTPFASASIAQVHGATLYDGQEVVVKVLRPHILPVIKRDIGLMYLFANAFERYWSVGRQLHAVDVVSEFEKTILDELDLTREAANASQLRRNFIDSPLLYVPDVYWDYCRRNVMVMERIDGIPIGNIDRLRQANINLKALAEHGVEIFFTQVFRDSFFHADMHPGNIFVANDGQYLAVDFGIMGSLNPSDQRYLAENFHAFFNRDYRRVAQLHIDSGWIDRDTRIDEFESAIRTVCEPIFNKPLSQISFGHLLLRLFQTARRFNMEVQPQLVLLQKTLLNIEGLGRQLYPELDLWQTAKPFLERWIREQIGPKAFIKHLRINFPMWAERLPQLPNMVYDVLQQAKDGNLNVELQDRQMRQLRREMRRANRRTWSAIVGASLILSATILAALDGYAKTMLGNLPVFSWLLGGAGLAILLAAWPDYRDD, from the coding sequence ATGAAACCCATTAGCCAGTTCTTTCGCCTGTTTTACATCAGCTTTGTGCTGATGCGTCACGGGCTGGACGGGCTGGTACTGAATACGCCGTTGTTTCGGCCGTTTCGGGTTCTCAAGATTTTCATGCCCTGGCTGTGGTGGTCACGCAAACAGCCGCGCGGCGAACGCATTCGCCTGGCGCTCGAGGATCTGGGCCCCATCTTCATCAAGTTCGGGCAGATTCTCTCCACCCGCCGCGATCTGCTGCCCGACGACATCGCCGATGAACTGGCTCGACTGCAGGATCAGGTGCCACCGTTTTCCGATCAACTGGCGCGCACGATTATCGAGCGTGAGCTGGGCGAATCGATCGATGCAATCTTTGCCCGCTTCGAGCCCACGCCGTTTGCCTCCGCCTCCATCGCCCAGGTCCACGGCGCCACCTTGTACGACGGACAGGAAGTGGTGGTCAAGGTGCTGCGCCCCCATATTCTTCCGGTCATCAAACGTGATATCGGCCTGATGTACCTGTTTGCCAACGCCTTCGAGCGCTACTGGTCCGTCGGCCGTCAGTTGCACGCCGTCGACGTGGTCAGCGAATTCGAAAAAACCATTCTCGATGAGCTGGACCTGACCCGCGAGGCCGCCAATGCCTCGCAACTGCGGCGTAACTTCATCGACTCGCCATTGTTATATGTGCCGGATGTGTACTGGGACTATTGCCGGCGCAACGTGATGGTCATGGAGCGCATCGACGGCATTCCCATCGGCAATATCGACCGGCTGCGCCAGGCCAATATCAACCTCAAGGCTCTGGCCGAGCATGGCGTGGAAATATTTTTCACCCAGGTGTTTCGCGACAGCTTCTTTCACGCCGACATGCACCCGGGCAACATCTTCGTCGCCAACGACGGCCAGTACCTGGCGGTGGACTTTGGCATCATGGGATCGCTCAACCCCAGCGATCAGCGCTATCTGGCAGAAAATTTTCACGCCTTCTTCAACCGCGATTACCGCCGCGTCGCCCAGCTGCACATCGACTCGGGCTGGATCGATCGGGATACCCGTATCGATGAATTCGAGTCGGCCATCCGTACCGTGTGCGAGCCGATCTTCAACAAACCCCTGAGCCAGATCTCCTTCGGTCATCTGCTGTTGCGCCTGTTTCAGACTGCACGCCGCTTCAACATGGAAGTGCAGCCGCAACTGGTGCTGCTGCAAAAAACCCTGTTGAATATCGAAGGTCTCGGCCGTCAGCTCTATCCTGAACTGGATCTGTGGCAAACCGCCAAGCCGTTTCTGGAGCGCTGGATACGCGAGCAGATCGGTCCCAAAGCCTTTATCAAACACCTGCGCATCAACTTTCCCATGTGGGCCGAACGCCTGCCGCAACTGCCCAACATGGTCTACGATGTGCTGCAACAGGCCAAAGATGGTAACCTGAATGTGGAATTACAGGACAGGCAGATGCGCCAGCTGCGCCGGGAAATGCGTCGCGCCAACCGCCGCACCTGGAGCGCAATTGTCGGCGCCAGCCTGATCCTCTCCGCCACCATACTCGCCGCTCTTGACGGTTATGCCAAAACCATGCTCGGCAATTTACCCGTCTTCTCCTGGTTACTCGGCGGCGCCGGGCTGGCTATCCTGCTCGCGGCCTGGCCCGATTATCGGGATGATTAG
- a CDS encoding GGDEF domain-containing protein — MDRSALSIEHTWQILLGIALLFFAVYVALPYGTFASSVYVAASVFSAVAVAFAVRSRALFYPLAWLLLACGLALCAMGHAIWYWLDLYGLEPFPSLADVFYLAAYPLFATSLWLLGSQDIRDDGALSDALIIGISAAVLSWALLIAPYMYDPDLTFLQLFISAAYPVADLILLPLILRLVFLHRTRLTAHRLLLIGWFAYFTADLLYAHGNSVGWYTPGGLTDGLWLIAYALFIAAAWHPSATVEPDSHASRAELSGRRLLLLGAASVLVPMVILITSGTQFEIVRIAAFASILLFLLVMHRMAGLLRETHRQAEVLEGLSQIDPLTGAVNRRQLDYELKREISRAVRSHTDLSLAFIDLDHFKEFNDTYGHQVGDSLLKQLVTVWRGVLRSTDVVARIGGEEFLILFPDTNSEQAQIVLERLRNLVPRGQTFSAGLATLESDETADGFIARADKAMYTAKHRGRNRIFLADN; from the coding sequence GTGGACCGATCAGCACTGAGCATCGAGCATACCTGGCAGATTCTGCTGGGTATAGCGCTGCTGTTTTTTGCCGTGTATGTCGCATTACCCTACGGAACATTTGCCAGTAGCGTCTATGTCGCGGCCAGTGTATTTTCCGCCGTCGCTGTTGCATTCGCCGTGCGGAGCCGCGCGCTGTTTTACCCACTTGCCTGGCTGTTACTGGCGTGCGGGCTTGCACTGTGTGCAATGGGGCATGCAATCTGGTACTGGCTCGATCTTTATGGCCTTGAACCCTTTCCATCACTGGCTGACGTTTTTTATCTGGCGGCCTACCCGCTGTTTGCAACATCGCTATGGTTACTCGGAAGCCAGGACATTCGCGACGATGGCGCACTGAGCGACGCGCTGATTATCGGTATATCAGCAGCCGTGCTCAGCTGGGCATTGCTGATCGCGCCGTATATGTATGACCCTGATCTCACTTTTCTCCAGCTGTTCATTTCTGCGGCTTATCCCGTCGCCGATCTGATCCTGTTGCCGCTGATCCTGCGCCTGGTATTTCTCCATCGTACACGGCTAACCGCCCATCGACTGCTGCTTATCGGCTGGTTTGCCTACTTTACCGCCGATCTCCTGTATGCTCACGGCAATTCCGTTGGCTGGTACACACCTGGCGGTTTAACGGATGGCTTATGGCTGATCGCCTACGCGTTGTTCATCGCGGCGGCCTGGCATCCCTCAGCTACCGTCGAACCAGACTCGCATGCCTCGCGCGCCGAGTTATCCGGCCGGCGCCTTCTGCTCCTTGGCGCCGCCTCGGTACTCGTGCCGATGGTGATCCTGATCACCTCCGGGACACAGTTCGAAATTGTCCGCATCGCCGCGTTCGCTTCGATTCTGCTGTTTCTTCTGGTGATGCACCGCATGGCCGGGTTGCTACGCGAGACCCACCGGCAGGCCGAAGTGCTTGAAGGGCTATCGCAGATCGATCCCCTCACCGGTGCCGTCAATCGCCGGCAATTGGATTATGAGTTAAAACGCGAGATATCTCGTGCCGTCCGCAGCCATACGGACCTGAGCCTCGCCTTCATCGATCTGGATCACTTCAAGGAGTTCAACGACACCTACGGACATCAGGTCGGTGATAGCCTGTTGAAACAACTCGTAACTGTTTGGCGCGGGGTGCTACGTTCGACGGATGTCGTGGCCCGCATCGGTGGCGAGGAGTTCCTCATCCTTTTCCCAGATACTAATAGCGAACAAGCGCAGATCGTATTGGAGCGCCTGCGTAATCTCGTGCCCCGCGGGCAGACATTTTCCGCCGGGCTCGCAACGCTAGAATCGGACGAGACCGCCGATGGCTTCATTGCCCGGGCTGACAAAGCTATGTACACGGCGAAGCATCGTGGACGTAACCGTATCTTTCTTGCTGATAATTGA
- a CDS encoding DJ-1 family glyoxalase III, whose translation MANVLIPLAQGCEELEAVTVIDLLRRAGVEVTTVGLDEQPVHASRGTVLMPDTTLEAVLDKDFDMIVLPGGLPGADHLNNDPRIHTLLLQMTDAGKYTAAICAAPKVLASAGLLNGKHATSFPGALDNIQTDNMQYEQTAVVVDGKVITSRGPGTAMDFALTLIEHLLGRAKRDEVEAALQRPAA comes from the coding sequence ATGGCCAATGTACTCATCCCGCTCGCCCAGGGCTGTGAAGAGCTCGAAGCCGTAACCGTCATCGATCTGTTGCGTCGTGCCGGGGTCGAGGTGACCACCGTGGGCCTCGACGAACAGCCGGTACACGCCAGTCGCGGTACCGTCCTCATGCCGGATACCACCCTGGAGGCGGTGCTGGACAAGGATTTTGATATGATCGTACTGCCCGGCGGATTACCCGGTGCCGATCACCTCAACAATGACCCGCGCATTCACACTCTGTTATTGCAGATGACCGATGCCGGCAAATACACCGCGGCCATCTGCGCCGCGCCCAAGGTACTGGCCAGTGCCGGATTATTAAATGGCAAGCATGCCACCAGCTTCCCCGGGGCGCTGGACAATATTCAAACCGATAACATGCAATATGAGCAAACCGCCGTCGTGGTCGATGGTAAAGTGATTACCTCGCGCGGTCCCGGCACGGCAATGGATTTTGCCCTGACGCTGATCGAGCATCTGCTGGGCAGGGCCAAACGCGACGAGGTCGAAGCCGCCTTGCAGCGCCCGGCGGCCTGA
- a CDS encoding divergent polysaccharide deacetylase family protein, with the protein MSGCKSLLLPLLLVVAGAAFAGDAPVPQTAAKLQPIISIIIDDLGNQQRHGLRAISLPGQLTYAILPHRPFTRLLANQAHRQDKEIMIHMPMEAESGKALGPGALLHDMEERHFKTAVRHNFNAVPHAVGFNNHMGSRLTASASRMRWLMQAAMFRDDLYFIDSRTTRHSVALEQAGQRKIRSTSRDIFLDYRDDAQVVAEQLTKLIEQARRNGTALAIGHPYPATLSVLEQWLPDLAQQGVRLVPVSKLIEIRQQRRESSWPMYSSRSPRAVKSSKP; encoded by the coding sequence ATGTCCGGGTGCAAAAGCCTGCTGCTGCCGCTGTTGCTGGTTGTGGCAGGCGCGGCGTTTGCCGGCGACGCGCCCGTGCCGCAAACCGCCGCCAAACTGCAGCCGATTATCAGCATCATTATCGATGATCTGGGCAACCAGCAGCGCCATGGTCTGCGGGCTATCAGCTTGCCGGGTCAGCTGACCTACGCGATTCTTCCCCATCGTCCCTTTACCCGTCTGCTGGCCAACCAGGCGCACAGGCAGGACAAGGAAATTATGATCCACATGCCCATGGAGGCCGAGAGCGGCAAGGCGCTCGGTCCGGGCGCGCTGTTACACGATATGGAGGAGCGGCACTTCAAGACGGCAGTGCGGCATAATTTCAATGCGGTCCCGCACGCGGTCGGCTTCAACAATCACATGGGCAGTCGTCTGACGGCCAGTGCCAGTCGCATGCGCTGGTTGATGCAGGCCGCCATGTTTCGCGATGATCTCTACTTTATCGACAGCCGAACCACCCGTCACAGTGTGGCGCTGGAGCAGGCCGGTCAACGCAAAATCCGCAGCACCTCGCGGGATATTTTTCTCGATTATCGGGACGATGCACAGGTGGTGGCGGAGCAATTGACTAAACTGATAGAGCAGGCCCGGCGTAACGGCACGGCCCTGGCCATCGGTCATCCCTATCCCGCCACGTTAAGTGTGCTGGAGCAATGGCTGCCCGATCTGGCACAGCAGGGCGTGCGCCTGGTGCCGGTATCAAAACTGATTGAAATACGTCAACAACGGAGGGAGTCATCATGGCCAATGTACTCATCCCGCTCGCCCAGGGCTGTGAAGAGCTCGAAGCCGTAA
- a CDS encoding S41 family peptidase, which yields MNSFTRNTIILLLGLTLGVTLTMAGSVVAERQSTSAQLPLETVQALSEVFQRVKENYVEEVDDKTLLENAIRGMLTGLDPHSTYLDEKATTELRIGTSGEFGGLGIVVGMEDGFVKVVSPIDDTPAAKAGISSGDLIIRLDDKSVKGMSLDDAVKLMRGKPGTRIVLTVIREGEDKPLTFELTRDKIRVESVKARTLEKGFGYVRISNFQTRTGSDLRKEISQLKKDNDGKLKGLVLDLRNNPGGLLDAAISVSDAFIKKGDIVSIKGRTDDNKKTAQATPQDILNGAPIVVLINGGSASASEIVAGALQDHRRAIIMGGESFGKGSVQSVIDLQNKTAIKLTTALYYTPDMRSIQAEGIQPDIKLSDVTVAARTDEGLKPLREADLGGHLMNGNDNDAESESDESTDAEKEGNDTLVSNDYPVFEALNLLKGMELMGNRK from the coding sequence ATGAATTCCTTTACCCGAAATACCATTATCCTGCTACTCGGCCTCACCCTGGGTGTGACCCTGACCATGGCCGGCAGCGTGGTTGCCGAGCGTCAATCGACCTCCGCGCAGCTGCCCCTGGAGACCGTGCAGGCCTTGAGCGAGGTGTTCCAGCGCGTCAAGGAAAACTACGTCGAGGAAGTGGACGACAAAACCCTGCTGGAGAATGCCATTCGCGGCATGTTGACCGGCCTGGATCCCCATTCCACTTACCTGGATGAAAAAGCCACGACAGAATTGCGTATCGGCACCTCCGGCGAGTTCGGCGGCCTGGGTATTGTGGTGGGCATGGAAGACGGTTTCGTCAAGGTGGTCTCGCCAATCGACGACACCCCCGCCGCGAAAGCAGGCATCAGCAGTGGCGATCTCATCATTCGGCTCGACGACAAGTCGGTCAAGGGTATGAGTCTGGACGATGCGGTCAAGCTCATGCGCGGCAAGCCGGGGACCAGGATTGTACTGACCGTCATCCGCGAGGGGGAAGACAAGCCGCTGACCTTTGAATTGACGCGGGACAAAATTCGCGTGGAAAGCGTCAAGGCGCGTACGCTGGAGAAGGGTTTTGGCTATGTGCGGATCTCCAATTTTCAGACCCGTACCGGTTCGGATCTGCGCAAGGAGATCTCACAGCTGAAAAAAGACAACGACGGCAAGCTCAAGGGGCTGGTACTGGATCTGCGCAACAATCCCGGTGGCTTGCTGGATGCGGCCATTTCCGTCTCTGACGCCTTTATCAAGAAAGGCGATATCGTCTCAATAAAGGGGCGCACCGACGACAACAAGAAAACCGCCCAAGCCACACCGCAGGATATTCTTAACGGCGCGCCGATTGTGGTGCTGATCAACGGCGGTTCCGCCTCTGCCTCGGAAATTGTTGCCGGCGCACTCCAGGATCATCGCCGCGCGATCATCATGGGCGGCGAGAGTTTCGGCAAGGGTTCGGTGCAGTCGGTGATCGATCTGCAGAACAAGACCGCCATCAAGTTGACCACGGCGTTGTATTACACGCCGGATATGCGCTCGATTCAGGCCGAAGGCATCCAGCCGGATATCAAGCTGAGCGATGTGACCGTGGCGGCCAGGACCGATGAGGGTCTCAAACCCCTGCGTGAGGCGGACCTCGGTGGCCATCTGATGAACGGCAATGACAATGATGCCGAATCCGAGAGCGATGAGTCGACCGATGCCGAGAAGGAAGGGAATGACACTCTGGTCAGCAACGACTACCCGGTGTTCGAGGCGCTTAATCTGCTCAAGGGTATGGAGCTGATGGGTAACCGGAAGTAG
- a CDS encoding murein hydrolase activator EnvC family protein — MIVIRCGIRERAAGDTIDHLHRAADRDSLAGGNRVTILSMFTALPRWILILILAVLPGGVVYADLTAAQQAEKSRQLENLRQRIDQLKQALAAQRDRYSEEVQQLQTIETRIGQRVKSLREIKNQLQTQNRKLDNLHDEQRQLQNELDSQRDLLGQQIKAAYVIGRQEFLKLLLNQEDPAAVGRVSTYYDYFNRARSEQIKAALKIVARLDSVEQQIARRKSELQSLHDREVTQKQQLEQHFRQRSRALAKLKREIGSRDEQLSQMQEDEKQLQKLLRGLNRELGDLLTGRDSRLSFAERRGKLTWPARGEVQKRFGQSRNAGKLRWNGVLIGNSEGNTVYAVAPGRIAYADWLRGYGLLIIIDHGDGYMSLYGHNQGLLKEVGDWVRADEAIAEVGSSGGRDEAGLYFEIRHNGTPTNPATWCGRTRRG, encoded by the coding sequence TTGATTGTAATCCGGTGCGGCATCCGCGAAAGAGCCGCCGGCGATACGATCGATCACCTCCATCGCGCGGCAGATCGGGATAGCCTGGCTGGCGGCAACAGGGTTACTATTTTGAGCATGTTCACCGCGCTCCCTCGCTGGATACTGATCCTGATACTGGCCGTCCTGCCGGGCGGTGTGGTTTATGCCGATCTGACCGCCGCGCAGCAGGCGGAAAAGTCCCGTCAGCTTGAAAACCTGCGCCAGCGCATCGACCAGCTCAAGCAGGCGCTGGCCGCGCAGCGGGATCGGTACAGCGAGGAAGTTCAGCAACTGCAGACGATCGAAACCCGAATCGGCCAGCGCGTCAAATCGCTTCGCGAGATCAAGAATCAGCTGCAGACGCAAAACCGCAAACTGGACAACCTGCATGACGAACAGCGCCAGTTGCAAAACGAACTGGACAGTCAACGTGATCTGCTCGGTCAGCAGATCAAGGCCGCGTATGTCATTGGCCGCCAGGAATTTCTTAAACTGTTGCTCAACCAGGAAGATCCGGCCGCGGTCGGGCGGGTTTCCACCTATTACGATTATTTCAATCGCGCCCGCAGTGAGCAGATCAAGGCGGCCCTCAAGATCGTCGCCAGACTGGACAGCGTCGAACAGCAAATCGCCCGACGCAAGAGCGAGTTACAATCATTGCACGATCGTGAAGTGACGCAAAAACAGCAACTGGAACAACACTTTCGTCAACGCTCCCGGGCGCTGGCAAAACTGAAGCGCGAGATCGGCTCCAGGGATGAACAGCTGAGCCAGATGCAGGAAGACGAAAAGCAGTTGCAGAAGCTGTTGCGGGGGCTGAATCGGGAATTGGGTGATTTGCTGACGGGCAGGGATTCGCGCCTGAGTTTTGCCGAGCGGCGCGGCAAACTGACCTGGCCGGCGCGCGGCGAGGTGCAAAAACGCTTTGGTCAGTCGCGCAACGCCGGCAAGCTGCGCTGGAATGGCGTGCTCATCGGCAACAGTGAAGGCAACACCGTCTATGCCGTTGCCCCCGGCCGGATCGCCTATGCTGACTGGTTGCGCGGCTACGGGCTGTTGATCATCATCGATCACGGCGACGGTTATATGAGCCTGTACGGCCATAATCAGGGGCTGTTAAAAGAGGTGGGCGACTGGGTCCGGGCCGATGAGGCGATCGCCGAGGTCGGCAGCAGCGGCGGCCGGGATGAAGCCGGACTCTATTTTGAAATCCGTCACAATGGCACGCCGACCAATCCGGCCACCTGGTGCGGGCGCACCCGGCGCGGCTGA
- the gpmI gene encoding 2,3-bisphosphoglycerate-independent phosphoglycerate mutase, protein MSQNPKPMLLVILDGWGYSEITEGNAIEHADKPVWDRLWGECPHTLIRGSGAEVGLPADQMGNSEVGHLNLGAGRVVYQEYTRVSRSIKTGSFFANQTLVDAAQLAVDTDKAVHILGLLSPGGVHSHEEHIHAMVELAVKQGAKKVYVHAFLDGRDTAPKSAIASIEKMEARFAEIGGGRFASIIGRYFAMDRDHRWPRIQSAYDLITLGKGEFSAETALQGLEMAYERDESDEFVKATAVVPAGTEPVKVEDGDVVVFMNYRSDRARQITRPFIEPDFDAFERAAMPKLGRFVSLTEYNSEYDIPVAYPPDRLKNVFGEYISGLGMHQLRIAETEKYAHVTFFFNGGREEPFEFEDRVLINSPNVATYDLQPEMSAPELTDKLVDAIEGQEYDVIICNYANPDMVGHSGDFDATVKAIEAIDQCLARVVDSIRKAGGELLITADHGNAEMMQNTETNQAHTAHTTNLVPLIYVGRDFKLEANGALSDIAPTMLELMGIPLPAEMNGRSLIAKPEEAVQQDAV, encoded by the coding sequence ATGTCACAGAATCCGAAACCGATGCTGCTGGTCATCCTGGATGGCTGGGGCTACTCCGAAATCACCGAGGGCAATGCCATCGAGCATGCCGACAAACCGGTCTGGGACCGGCTGTGGGGTGAGTGCCCGCATACCCTGATCCGCGGCTCCGGCGCCGAGGTCGGCCTGCCCGCCGATCAGATGGGTAACTCCGAAGTGGGACACCTCAATCTTGGCGCCGGGCGCGTGGTCTATCAGGAATACACCCGGGTCAGCCGCTCGATCAAAACCGGCTCGTTTTTCGCCAACCAGACCCTGGTGGATGCCGCCCAGCTGGCGGTGGACACCGACAAGGCCGTGCACATTCTCGGCCTGCTTTCTCCCGGCGGGGTGCACAGCCACGAAGAGCACATCCATGCTATGGTCGAGCTGGCTGTCAAACAGGGCGCCAAAAAGGTCTATGTGCACGCCTTTCTGGACGGGCGCGATACCGCGCCCAAAAGCGCCATCGCCTCGATTGAGAAAATGGAGGCCCGGTTCGCCGAAATCGGCGGGGGCCGCTTCGCCTCAATCATCGGCCGTTACTTTGCCATGGATCGGGACCACCGCTGGCCGCGGATCCAGAGCGCCTACGATCTGATTACCCTGGGCAAGGGCGAGTTCAGCGCCGAGACGGCCCTGCAAGGACTGGAGATGGCCTACGAACGGGACGAGAGCGACGAGTTCGTCAAGGCCACGGCCGTCGTTCCCGCCGGCACCGAGCCGGTGAAAGTGGAAGACGGTGATGTGGTCGTGTTCATGAACTACCGTTCCGATCGTGCCCGTCAGATCACCCGGCCCTTTATCGAGCCCGATTTCGACGCGTTCGAGCGCGCGGCGATGCCGAAGCTGGGCCGCTTTGTCAGCCTCACCGAATACAACTCGGAATACGATATTCCGGTGGCCTATCCCCCCGATCGGCTGAAAAACGTGTTCGGCGAATACATCTCCGGCCTGGGCATGCATCAGTTGCGGATTGCCGAGACCGAAAAATATGCCCACGTCACCTTCTTTTTTAATGGCGGGCGAGAGGAGCCGTTCGAGTTCGAGGATCGGGTGCTGATCAACTCCCCCAACGTGGCGACCTACGATCTGCAGCCCGAGATGAGCGCGCCCGAGCTGACCGACAAACTGGTCGATGCGATCGAGGGCCAGGAATACGATGTGATCATCTGTAACTATGCCAACCCCGATATGGTCGGTCACAGTGGCGACTTCGATGCCACGGTCAAGGCTATCGAGGCCATCGATCAATGCCTCGCCCGGGTCGTCGACTCGATCCGCAAGGCGGGCGGCGAGCTGTTGATCACCGCCGATCACGGCAATGCCGAAATGATGCAAAACACGGAAACCAATCAGGCCCACACCGCCCATACCACCAACCTGGTGCCGCTGATTTATGTCGGGCGCGATTTCAAACTGGAAGCCAATGGGGCACTGTCCGACATCGCGCCGACCATGCTGGAACTGATGGGCATTCCCCTGCCCGCGGAAATGAACGGTCGTTCGCTTATCGCCAAACCGGAAGAGGCGGTCCAGCAGGACGCCGTCTGA
- a CDS encoding metalloregulator ArsR/SmtB family transcription factor: MNTNTMELPGLMTRDEDINRASRSLKAMSHPLRLKILCTLGDQETSVQDIVEQVGTSQSNISQHLAILRDKGILDSRKDANRVYYRVGDARTLRLIEMMREVFCNAG; encoded by the coding sequence ATGAATACGAACACGATGGAACTGCCCGGGCTCATGACCCGCGACGAGGATATCAACCGCGCCTCCCGCTCGCTGAAGGCGATGTCGCATCCGCTACGGCTCAAGATTCTGTGCACCCTGGGCGACCAGGAAACCAGTGTCCAGGATATCGTCGAACAGGTCGGCACCTCGCAAAGCAACATCTCGCAGCATCTGGCGATACTGCGCGACAAAGGCATTCTCGACTCGCGCAAGGACGCCAACCGCGTCTATTACCGCGTGGGGGATGCGCGGACCCTGCGCCTGATCGAAATGATGCGCGAAGTGTTCTGCAACGCCGGCTAA
- a CDS encoding DUF2892 domain-containing protein: protein MTSERIIRSLAGFLLLLSLALGVEASPIYHSVHWLWLALFVSLNLLQSGFTNFCPPEKLLKRFGIKSCSN, encoded by the coding sequence ATGACGAGCGAACGAATTATCCGTTCCCTGGCCGGCTTTTTACTGCTGCTCTCTCTGGCCCTGGGTGTCGAGGCCAGCCCGATCTATCACAGCGTTCACTGGTTGTGGCTCGCGCTGTTTGTCAGCCTCAATCTGCTGCAAAGCGGCTTTACCAATTTCTGTCCGCCGGAAAAACTGTTAAAACGCTTCGGCATCAAAAGCTGCAGTAACTGA
- a CDS encoding rhodanese-like domain-containing protein: protein MDQLATFISNNWILVGALVVVLALLGHSYFGSLLQNFATTSPSEAVKMINRDDAVVLDVREESEYQEGHIINAVHVPLSQLNDKLSTLEKHKNKPIIAACRSGHRSGQACSTLKKAGFENVYNLNGGILAWKSANLPLVNKKQTK from the coding sequence GTGGATCAACTCGCTACTTTCATCAGCAATAACTGGATTCTAGTCGGCGCCCTGGTCGTCGTTCTGGCACTGCTGGGACACAGCTATTTTGGCAGCCTGCTGCAAAACTTTGCCACCACCTCGCCGAGCGAAGCCGTCAAGATGATCAACCGGGACGATGCCGTCGTGCTGGATGTTCGCGAGGAATCGGAATACCAGGAGGGTCACATTATCAATGCCGTGCATGTGCCCCTCAGCCAGCTCAACGACAAGCTATCGACCCTGGAAAAACACAAAAACAAACCGATCATCGCCGCCTGCCGCTCCGGCCACCGTTCGGGGCAGGCCTGTTCCACACTGAAAAAGGCCGGCTTTGAAAACGTCTATAACCTCAACGGCGGCATTCTGGCCTGGAAGAGCGCCAACCTGCCGCTGGTGAACAAGAAACAAACCAAATAA